One region of Natronobacterium texcoconense genomic DNA includes:
- a CDS encoding replication factor C large subunit has product MSDWTEKYRPTTLSEVRGNNKARDKLKEWADTWDEHRDAVIVHGSPGIGKTSAAHALANDMGWPVMELNASDSRGADVIERIAGEAAKTGTLTSGGAGRRLVILDEADNFHGNADYGGSREVTRVVKDANQPIVLVANEFYDMSQSLRNACETIEFRDVSKRSIVPVLRDICRREGIEFEEEALESIAEDTSGDLRSAVNDLQAVAEEAERLTVEDVVTGERDTTEGIFDYLDTLIKEEDAEGALRASYDVDETPDDLLNWIEDNVPKDYEGEELADAYEFLANADRWLGRVRSTQNYSYWRYATDNMTAGVAASRQEPKGGWTRYGPPSYWSKLGRTKGTRNTRDAIAERIAEREGTSVATARREILPFLSAMTHHCKNRELTVQMAAVYELDEKEVSFVTGSGKDTNKVQSIVEDAEERRTEATVEHSGSAFFGGEDDGDESRDQTDDEPTGDSSDDEQATIAASSDDGGSTEVESTSETGETDDDQSGLNDFL; this is encoded by the coding sequence ATGAGCGACTGGACCGAGAAGTACCGACCGACGACGCTGTCGGAGGTACGCGGGAACAACAAGGCCCGAGACAAGTTGAAAGAGTGGGCCGACACCTGGGACGAGCACCGGGATGCGGTGATCGTCCACGGCAGCCCCGGCATCGGGAAGACCTCCGCCGCCCACGCGCTGGCCAACGACATGGGGTGGCCCGTAATGGAACTCAACGCCAGCGACAGCCGCGGCGCGGACGTGATCGAACGCATCGCGGGCGAAGCCGCAAAGACCGGCACGCTCACGAGCGGCGGCGCGGGTCGACGACTGGTCATCCTGGACGAAGCGGACAACTTCCACGGCAACGCCGACTACGGCGGCTCTCGAGAGGTTACTCGCGTCGTCAAGGACGCCAACCAGCCGATCGTTCTCGTGGCAAACGAGTTCTACGACATGAGCCAGTCGCTTCGCAACGCCTGCGAGACGATCGAGTTTCGGGACGTCTCGAAGCGGTCGATCGTCCCCGTGCTGCGTGACATCTGCCGGCGCGAGGGCATCGAGTTCGAGGAGGAAGCTCTCGAGTCGATCGCCGAGGATACGAGCGGCGACCTTCGTTCGGCAGTCAACGACCTGCAGGCGGTCGCCGAGGAAGCCGAACGGCTGACCGTCGAGGACGTGGTGACGGGCGAACGCGACACCACTGAGGGAATCTTCGACTACCTCGATACGCTCATCAAGGAGGAAGACGCCGAGGGTGCACTGCGGGCGTCCTACGACGTCGACGAGACGCCCGACGACCTGCTGAACTGGATCGAGGACAACGTGCCGAAAGATTACGAGGGGGAGGAACTGGCTGACGCCTACGAGTTCCTCGCGAACGCCGACCGCTGGCTTGGCCGGGTTCGGTCGACGCAGAACTACTCGTACTGGCGCTATGCGACCGACAACATGACCGCTGGCGTCGCCGCGTCCCGACAGGAGCCGAAAGGCGGCTGGACCCGGTACGGTCCGCCGAGCTACTGGTCGAAACTCGGGCGGACGAAAGGTACGCGAAACACCCGCGACGCGATCGCCGAGCGGATCGCCGAGCGAGAGGGGACTAGCGTCGCCACGGCTCGTCGCGAGATCCTCCCGTTCCTCTCGGCGATGACCCATCACTGCAAGAACCGTGAACTCACCGTCCAGATGGCGGCCGTCTACGAACTCGACGAGAAGGAGGTCTCGTTCGTCACCGGCAGCGGAAAAGACACCAACAAGGTCCAGTCGATCGTCGAGGATGCCGAAGAACGGCGAACGGAAGCGACCGTCGAACACTCTGGCTCTGCCTTCTTCGGCGGCGAAGACGACGGAGACGAATCGCGAGACCAGACCGACGACGAGCCGACCGGAGACTCGAGCGACGACGAGCAAGCGACGATCGCGGCCTCGAGCGACGACGGTGGCTCGACGGAGGTCGAGTCGACGTCCGAGACGGGAGAGACCGACGACGACCAGTCGGGTCTAAACGACTTCCTCTGA
- a CDS encoding aminotransferase class I/II-fold pyridoxal phosphate-dependent enzyme yields MEDRGFDLEDRVTSLEARRRTLSPADRVAERGHFAPPPEGDLPVLESDEVLVFGSNNYLGLTTDQRVQDAARQAAATVGTGAGSSRPATGDTLVHHDLERQLAEVKGTDRALSFSSGYAANVGTLTALEPDVVFSDESNNAGIVDGCRLSGADTVVYDHCSLEDLRSKLETRAERGDDDESWLIATDTVFGAVGTVAPLSSICDLAEKFGAWVLADEAHATGLYADGGGIVQAEGLEDCIDVQLGTLSMALASQGGYVAGSDALIECLIQDARSFVSSTGLSPTAAATASEALHVARHSDAREQLWENVAHLRDGLEAMGFEVLGDSQILPVVVGDREDATALADGIRERNVVATPIQPPKVPTGASRVRVTPMATHRPVDVVACLEAFQAAGEEVGLL; encoded by the coding sequence ATGGAAGACCGCGGGTTCGACCTCGAAGATCGGGTGACGTCTCTCGAGGCGCGACGACGGACGTTGTCACCTGCGGATCGAGTGGCCGAGCGGGGTCACTTCGCTCCGCCACCGGAGGGTGATCTACCGGTCCTCGAGTCAGACGAGGTGCTGGTGTTCGGATCGAACAACTACCTGGGGCTGACCACCGACCAGCGAGTACAGGACGCCGCCAGACAGGCCGCCGCGACAGTCGGAACAGGTGCCGGTTCGAGCCGGCCAGCCACTGGTGACACGCTCGTCCACCACGACCTCGAGCGCCAGCTGGCCGAGGTCAAGGGCACCGATCGCGCCCTCTCGTTTTCCTCGGGGTACGCCGCGAACGTCGGCACGCTCACAGCACTCGAGCCGGACGTCGTCTTCTCCGACGAGTCGAACAACGCGGGGATCGTCGACGGCTGTCGGCTCTCGGGTGCCGACACGGTCGTCTACGATCACTGTAGCCTCGAGGATTTGCGGTCGAAACTCGAGACGCGAGCCGAACGCGGCGACGACGACGAGTCCTGGCTGATCGCGACTGACACCGTCTTCGGGGCGGTCGGTACGGTCGCACCGCTTTCGTCGATCTGTGACCTCGCCGAGAAGTTCGGTGCGTGGGTGCTGGCCGACGAGGCCCACGCTACCGGGCTCTACGCCGACGGCGGCGGGATCGTCCAGGCTGAAGGGCTCGAGGATTGCATCGACGTTCAACTGGGAACGCTCTCGATGGCACTCGCCAGTCAGGGCGGCTACGTCGCAGGCAGCGACGCGCTGATCGAGTGTCTGATTCAGGACGCTCGATCGTTCGTCTCCTCGACTGGGCTCTCGCCGACGGCCGCTGCCACGGCGAGTGAGGCGTTGCACGTCGCCCGACACAGCGATGCCCGCGAACAACTCTGGGAGAACGTCGCCCACCTCCGGGACGGCCTCGAGGCAATGGGGTTCGAGGTTCTCGGCGATTCCCAGATTCTCCCCGTCGTGGTCGGCGACCGGGAGGACGCGACCGCCCTCGCCGACGGGATCAGGGAGCGAAACGTCGTCGCAACGCCGATCCAGCCGCCGAAAGTACCCACTGGTGCGAGCAGAGTCCGGGTGACGCCGATGGCGACGCATCGACCCGTCGACGTCGTCGCCTGTCTCGAGGCGTTCCAGGCGGCCGGCGAAGAAGTCGGGTTGTTGTGA
- a CDS encoding prolipoprotein diacylglyceryl transferase: MTNSTIDDETGDGGGFDVGSSGDELFGGIAEDSQDEPAVDDWATDHERVSQAVEDRTADSVFGELKADVGNDADDVLGDESPDDIIASADEPEPEPEWPVGDDLVADEQELEALLLTGRTKEQEFLWVDPADEDAATDAPSAPEETTETDDSQETSNVDDSRDTDPEPAETDETTAITPSAGSESQETDAGRSTDTREDESASDRLEEPAGEALESEAGTEVVDSAAPPTDSSTGSAPETDEPKLTADIDPDSGDEIGSGDETADAETDSKAAERDDSPGTVRRLLSQLNPF, translated from the coding sequence ATGACTAACAGTACGATCGACGACGAGACCGGGGACGGGGGTGGGTTCGACGTCGGCTCGAGCGGGGACGAACTGTTCGGCGGGATCGCGGAGGACTCCCAGGACGAGCCGGCAGTCGACGACTGGGCGACCGATCACGAGCGGGTCAGCCAGGCGGTGGAGGATCGAACTGCCGACTCCGTTTTCGGCGAACTCAAGGCAGACGTCGGGAACGATGCCGACGACGTCCTCGGCGACGAGAGCCCCGACGACATCATCGCGAGCGCGGACGAGCCGGAACCGGAACCCGAGTGGCCTGTCGGCGACGATCTCGTCGCCGACGAGCAGGAACTGGAAGCGCTGCTGTTGACCGGCCGAACGAAAGAACAGGAGTTCCTCTGGGTCGATCCGGCCGACGAAGACGCCGCCACCGACGCCCCATCCGCTCCGGAGGAGACCACCGAGACGGACGACTCTCAGGAGACCAGCAACGTGGACGACTCTCGAGACACCGATCCCGAACCGGCCGAGACGGACGAGACCACTGCAATCACACCCTCTGCCGGCTCGGAATCCCAGGAGACCGACGCGGGTCGATCGACCGACACACGCGAAGATGAATCCGCGTCAGATCGGCTCGAGGAGCCCGCAGGCGAAGCCCTCGAGTCGGAAGCAGGAACTGAAGTCGTCGATTCGGCGGCACCTCCGACAGACTCCTCGACCGGTTCAGCACCCGAGACCGACGAGCCGAAGCTCACCGCTGACATCGATCCCGATTCCGGCGACGAAATCGGGAGCGGCGACGAGACGGCGGATGCAGAAACCGACTCCAAAGCCGCCGAGCGAGACGACTCCCCCGGAACAGTTCGCCGGCTGCTGTCGCAACTCAACCCGTTCTAG
- a CDS encoding universal stress protein: MYETVLAPTDGSDGSDTALAHAIDLADKYDATLHTQYVVESSPAFGDTLDDDAEEDIYGSLFDAGERAVADVTERGEEAGLEVESSVVRGVPHEEILDCIDENDVDIVVMATSGRTGTSRELIGSVAERVVRSSPVPVVTVNVGDE, encoded by the coding sequence ATGTACGAGACAGTTCTCGCACCGACCGACGGTTCGGACGGATCAGACACCGCGCTCGCACACGCTATCGACCTCGCGGACAAGTACGACGCGACCCTGCACACTCAGTACGTCGTCGAATCGTCGCCGGCGTTCGGGGACACGCTCGACGACGACGCCGAAGAGGACATTTACGGCTCGCTGTTCGACGCCGGCGAACGTGCCGTCGCCGACGTCACGGAGCGCGGCGAGGAGGCAGGACTCGAGGTCGAGTCGTCGGTCGTCCGTGGCGTCCCACACGAGGAAATTCTCGACTGCATCGATGAGAACGACGTCGACATCGTCGTTATGGCGACGTCCGGTCGGACGGGGACGTCTCGAGAGTTGATCGGCAGTGTCGCCGAACGAGTCGTTCGCTCGTCGCCGGTTCCGGTCGTGACGGTCAACGTCGGCGACGAATGA
- the sucD gene encoding succinate--CoA ligase subunit alpha: protein MSVLVDDDTRVVVQGITGGEGKFHAEQMMEYGTNVVAGAVPGKGGQEAAGVPVYDTVHEAVEEENADTSVIFVPPAFAGDAVFEALDTDLDLAVAITEGIPTQDMAKVNKRLSETDTRLIGPNCPGLITPGEAKLGILPGNIFSEGNVGLVSRSGTLTYQVVDNLTSRGIGQTTAIGIGGDPIIGTSFIDALELFENDPDTDAIVMCGEIGGEDEEQAAAFIDEHVDTPVAGFIAGRTAPPGKRMGHAGAIVSGSGTGTAESKINALNDAGVPVGDTPEEVADHIEEFL, encoded by the coding sequence ATGAGCGTTCTAGTCGACGACGACACGCGCGTCGTGGTACAGGGCATCACCGGCGGGGAAGGCAAGTTCCACGCCGAACAGATGATGGAGTACGGCACCAACGTCGTTGCCGGTGCGGTTCCCGGCAAAGGTGGCCAGGAGGCTGCTGGCGTTCCCGTCTACGACACGGTCCACGAAGCGGTGGAAGAAGAGAACGCCGACACGTCGGTCATCTTCGTCCCGCCGGCGTTCGCCGGCGACGCGGTCTTCGAGGCGCTCGATACGGACCTCGATCTGGCCGTCGCGATCACTGAAGGCATCCCGACCCAGGACATGGCCAAGGTCAACAAGCGCCTCTCCGAGACCGACACGCGACTCATCGGTCCCAACTGTCCCGGTCTCATCACCCCTGGCGAGGCCAAACTCGGCATCCTCCCCGGTAACATCTTCTCGGAGGGCAACGTCGGTCTCGTCTCCCGCTCGGGCACTCTCACCTACCAGGTCGTCGACAACCTCACCTCTCGCGGCATCGGCCAGACCACCGCGATCGGTATCGGCGGCGACCCGATCATCGGCACGAGCTTCATCGACGCCCTCGAGCTGTTCGAGAACGACCCCGACACCGACGCCATCGTCATGTGCGGTGAGATCGGTGGCGAGGACGAGGAACAGGCCGCAGCCTTCATCGACGAACACGTCGACACGCCCGTCGCCGGCTTCATCGCCGGCCGCACCGCGCCGCCGGGCAAGCGCATGGGCCACGCCGGTGCGATCGTCTCCGGCTCCGGTACCGGTACCGCAGAGAGCAAGATCAACGCCCTGAACGACGCCGGCGTCCCGGTCGGTGACACCCCCGAGGAAGTCGCCGACCACATCGAAGAGTTCCTCTAA
- the sucC gene encoding ADP-forming succinate--CoA ligase subunit beta, producing MRLHEYQAKDVFADAGIPTPESQLASDVDGVVSAADEIGYPVAVKAQVHVGGRGKAGGIELVDDADEAREAADSILGMDLKGYHVEQVLVEEAVDFTNELYVGITMDRGEGKPVAMVSTKGGVNIEEVAEEDPDAIAREHVDPSFGMHPYQARKAVYDAGVDEAVARDVSSILKTLYDLWENKDGSDVEINPLMITADDEVIAADAVMNVDEDALFRQPELAEMEEEAASGDELEQKADEYNFDYVRLSGNTGIIGNGAGLVMTTLDLVDHYGGEPANFLDVGGGAKAERIANALDMVFSDDNVDSVVFNIFGGITRGDEVARGINEALEQFDEIPKPVVVRLAGTNWEEGMEILNEDLVTVEQTLEDAVQRAVEYAEEVNEQ from the coding sequence ATGAGACTACACGAATATCAGGCGAAGGATGTCTTCGCCGACGCCGGCATCCCGACGCCGGAGTCACAACTCGCCTCCGACGTCGACGGGGTCGTCTCCGCGGCAGACGAGATCGGGTATCCAGTCGCAGTCAAAGCGCAGGTACACGTCGGTGGCCGGGGCAAGGCCGGCGGAATCGAACTCGTCGACGACGCAGACGAGGCTCGCGAGGCAGCCGACTCGATCCTGGGAATGGATCTCAAGGGCTACCACGTCGAGCAGGTCCTCGTCGAGGAGGCCGTCGACTTCACGAACGAACTCTACGTCGGCATCACGATGGATCGCGGCGAGGGCAAGCCCGTCGCGATGGTCTCGACCAAGGGTGGGGTCAACATCGAGGAAGTCGCCGAGGAAGACCCCGACGCGATCGCACGCGAACACGTCGATCCGTCCTTCGGCATGCACCCCTACCAGGCCCGCAAGGCCGTCTACGACGCGGGCGTCGACGAGGCGGTTGCCCGCGACGTCTCGAGCATCCTGAAGACGCTGTACGATCTCTGGGAGAACAAGGACGGCTCCGACGTCGAGATCAACCCGCTGATGATCACGGCAGACGACGAGGTCATCGCGGCCGACGCCGTGATGAACGTCGACGAGGACGCTCTCTTCCGCCAGCCGGAACTGGCCGAGATGGAAGAGGAAGCCGCAAGCGGCGACGAACTCGAGCAGAAGGCAGACGAGTACAACTTCGACTACGTCCGTCTCTCGGGTAACACTGGTATCATCGGCAACGGTGCCGGCCTCGTCATGACCACGCTCGACCTCGTCGACCACTACGGCGGCGAACCCGCGAACTTCCTGGACGTCGGTGGTGGCGCGAAGGCAGAGCGTATCGCGAACGCGCTCGATATGGTCTTCTCGGACGACAACGTCGATTCGGTCGTCTTCAACATCTTCGGCGGGATCACCCGTGGCGACGAGGTCGCCCGCGGGATCAACGAGGCACTCGAGCAGTTCGACGAGATTCCCAAGCCGGTCGTCGTCCGTCTCGCTGGCACGAACTGGGAGGAAGGCATGGAGATTCTGAACGAGGACCTCGTGACGGTCGAACAGACCCTCGAGGATGCGGTCCAGCGTGCTGTCGAGTACGCTGAGGAGGTGAACGAACAATGA
- a CDS encoding UbiA family prenyltransferase codes for MTNPTVARPSQWVSTLENVLRVLVHSNLFISTATTSVAVTTILLAGLPLEALPLFIVFAATLFVYTVNRLTDIEEDEQNVPGRATFTRRYGRLWLVLGSVLYLAAFVTALALGLPGAIYMPLPLLAAVLYSLVGVKRVFFVKNLFVGLAWGLIPFGVGYYYQQPWTAEILFLAGYVTAMITVAAVIFDVKDIEGDLEEGIPTIPNTVGPAQTRTLAQVGNVAVALGVLAVVAVGVAAPRLLVVLAMNVYVAGYIPFSTPDRGPLFYGFVVDGEHVFLAAVVIGLEWLVW; via the coding sequence GTGACGAACCCGACCGTCGCCCGGCCCAGCCAGTGGGTCAGCACGCTCGAGAACGTCCTTCGCGTGCTGGTCCACAGCAACCTCTTTATCTCGACCGCGACCACGAGCGTGGCGGTGACGACGATACTCCTGGCCGGCCTCCCGCTCGAGGCGCTCCCGCTTTTCATCGTCTTCGCCGCGACGCTTTTCGTCTACACGGTCAACCGGCTCACCGACATCGAGGAAGACGAACAAAACGTTCCGGGACGAGCGACCTTTACGAGGCGGTACGGGCGTCTCTGGCTGGTCCTGGGGTCGGTGCTGTATCTCGCTGCGTTCGTCACCGCGCTCGCGCTGGGACTCCCCGGAGCGATCTACATGCCGCTACCGCTGCTGGCAGCCGTACTCTACTCGCTGGTCGGTGTCAAACGCGTCTTCTTCGTGAAGAACCTCTTCGTCGGACTCGCCTGGGGGTTGATTCCGTTCGGGGTCGGCTACTACTACCAGCAGCCCTGGACGGCCGAGATCCTGTTTCTGGCCGGCTACGTGACCGCCATGATCACGGTCGCTGCAGTGATCTTCGACGTCAAAGACATCGAGGGCGACCTCGAGGAGGGAATTCCGACGATTCCCAACACCGTCGGTCCAGCCCAGACGCGAACGCTGGCACAGGTCGGTAACGTCGCCGTCGCACTCGGCGTCCTCGCTGTCGTGGCCGTCGGCGTCGCCGCTCCTCGTCTGCTGGTCGTGCTCGCGATGAACGTCTACGTCGCCGGCTACATTCCCTTCTCGACGCCCGACCGGGGACCGCTGTTCTACGGGTTCGTCGTCGACGGCGAACACGTCTTTCTGGCGGCCGTCGTGATCGGTCTCGAGTGGCTCGTCTGGTAG
- a CDS encoding DUF5795 family protein: MSENRVVQGRMVTAKKLAELIEDDSVMEAEAIEDADRECPECGGDVLTVGYMPSVTEFVTGWKCQDCDWAETDRD; encoded by the coding sequence GTGAGCGAGAATCGCGTCGTTCAGGGGCGAATGGTGACGGCCAAGAAACTCGCGGAACTCATCGAGGACGACTCGGTTATGGAGGCCGAGGCGATCGAGGACGCCGACCGGGAGTGTCCGGAGTGTGGCGGCGACGTCCTGACGGTCGGCTACATGCCCTCTGTCACCGAGTTCGTCACCGGCTGGAAGTGCCAGGACTGTGACTGGGCGGAGACCGATCGGGACTAA
- a CDS encoding HalOD1 output domain-containing protein, whose amino-acid sequence MTQTLEVDSDGVCERIVMAVATLENTEPMELPPLFEAVDPDALTSAFATTESGTERTGRIEFPYAGHHVTVEFGEQSIVTVE is encoded by the coding sequence ATGACTCAGACCCTCGAGGTAGACAGTGACGGGGTATGTGAACGCATCGTAATGGCGGTCGCTACGCTCGAAAACACGGAACCCATGGAGTTACCGCCGTTGTTCGAAGCGGTCGATCCGGATGCGTTGACGTCCGCGTTCGCGACGACCGAGTCTGGGACGGAGCGAACGGGCCGAATCGAGTTTCCGTACGCTGGCCACCACGTCACGGTCGAATTCGGGGAGCAATCGATTGTCACCGTCGAGTAG